In Aedes albopictus strain Foshan chromosome 3, AalbF5, whole genome shotgun sequence, the following are encoded in one genomic region:
- the LOC109418539 gene encoding exportin-2 → MEITENNFERLANYLQQTLSPDPEVRRPAERFIESIEISQNYPLLCLNLIDKVQVDITIRVAAAIAFKNFVKRNWGYHLENDGPDKVAESDRNGIKAMIVPLMLKSPSSIQKQLSDAVSIIGKYDFPLKWPQLMDEMIEKFATGNFSVINGVLQTAHSLFKRYRYEFKSQELWEEIKFVLDKLAKPLTDLLQATLGLAEAHANNEEALKIIYGSLVLVCKVFYSLNSQDLPEFFEDNMDTWMKAFHGMLTIDILCLKTGEDEDAGVLEHLRSQICENLCLYAQKYDEEFGPYMPQFVTAVWELLVNTGIQTKYDTLVSNALNFLSTVADRNHYRHLFEDPNVLASICEKVIIPNMDFRVSDEELFEDNPEEYIRRDIEGSDVETRRRAACDLVKTLSQNFESKIIEIFGQYLQVLLAKYAENPANNWKTKDTAIYLVTSMASKGQTQKLGVTQTSELVPLPQFTQQQIIPELERPDVNELPVLKADALKFIMTFRTILGPQIIVATLPLVAKHLAAGNVVVHSYAACAIDKILTMKGPDNKPIVTKEILAPLSAELITGLFAAFTVQGSNENEYIMKCIMRTLNTLQEASLPFMIVVLPRLTEILTVVSRNPSKPHFNHYLFETLSLSVKLVCKADPNAVSSFEEALFPVFQGILQQDVLEFMPYVFQMLSLFLEIREGKSAIPDTYLSLFPCLLAPALWERPGNVTPLIRLLCAFVRQASPQISADGKLNGVLGVFQKMIASKSNDHEGFYLMQNLLLHYPADELGQSMRQIFSLLFQRLSSSKTTKFVRSFIVFLCLYASRVGAQALVQLIDNIQANMFGMVIERIFLPDINKVSGELEQKIVSVGITKLLCETPELLSDAYVKFWPQLLQTVIQIFELPPDESNIDGDTFVEIEDVPGYQAAYSQLNFAQAKPIDPLPEVANTRQFLVQNLGKLAQSNPGKIGVLVASLPVAHQEALQKYCAQSGVQIA, encoded by the exons ATGGAAATCACCGAGAACAACTTTGAGCGTCTCGCCAACTATCTGCAGCAAACACTGAGCCCCGATCCAGAAGTGCGCCGACCCG CGGAACGATTCATCGAGAGTATTGAAATCAGCCAGAACTATCCGCTGCTGTGTTTGAATCTGATCGATAAAGTTCAGGTGGATATCACCATCCGGGTGGCCGCGGCCATCGCGTTCAAGAACTTTGTCAAACGGAACTGGGGCTACCACTTGGAGAACGATGGTCCGGATAAGGTGGCCGAGTCGGACCGGAACGGCATCAAGGCGATGATTGTGCCGCTGATGCTGAAGTCGCCGTCTTCGATCCAGAAGCAGCTCAGCGATGCGGTGAGCATTATAGGGAAGTATGATTTCCCGCTGAAGTGGCCGCAGCTGATGGACGAAATGATCGAGAAGTTTGCCACGGGGAACTTCAGTGTGATCAACGGCGTCCTTCAGACGGCTCATTCGCTGTTCAAGCGATATCGATACGAGTTCAAATCGCAAGAGCTGTGGGAAGAGATTAAGTTCGTGTTGGATAAGCTGGCCAAACCGTTGACGGATCTGCTGCAGGCCACTTTGGGTCTAGCCGAAGCTCACGCCAACAATGAGGAAGCTCTGAAGATTATTTACGGGTCACTGGTGCTGGTGTGCAAAGTATTCTACTCGTTGAATTCCCAGGATTTGCCGGAATTCTTCGAGGATAATATGGACACCTGGATGAAGGCATTCCACGGGATGTTGACCATTGACATTCTATGCTTGAAAACGGGGGAGGATGAGGACGCAGGAGTCCTGGAGCATTTGCGGTCGCAAATCTGTGAGAATCTTTGTTTGTATGCCCAGAAGTACGACGAAGAGTTTGGACCTTATATGCCCCAGTTTGTGACGGCCGTTTGGGAACTGCTGGTGAATACCGGCATTCAGACCAAGTACGACACTCTGGTCTCGAATGCATTGAACTTCCTGAGCACCGTGGCCGACCGCAATCACTACCGACATCTGTTCGAAGATCCAAACGTTTTGGCGAGCATCTGCGAGAAGGTCATCATTCCCAACATGGACTTCCGGGTATCGGATGAGGAACTATTCGAGGATAATCCAGAAGAATACATCCGACGAGATATTGAAGGTTCCGACGTGGAAACGAGACGTCGAGCTGCGTGTGACTTGGTCAAAACCCTCTCCCAAAACTTCGAATCCAAGATTATCGAGATTTTCGGCCAATATTTGCAAGTCCTGTTGGCCAAGTACGCCGAAAATCCGGCCAATAATTGGAAGACCAAGGACACCGCCATTTATCTAGTCACTTCGATGGCTTCCAAAGGTCAAACCCAGAAGCTTGGTGTCACTCAGACCTCAGAACTTGTCCCACTTCCTCAATTCACCCAGCAACAAATCATCCCGGAACTGGAACGACCTGACGTCAACGAGCTCCCAGTTCTCAAGGCAGATGCCCTCAAATTCATCATGACCTTCCGAACGATCCTCGGACCGCAAATCATCGTGGCCACCTTACCCCTGGTAGCGAAACACCTCGCCGCAGGAAACGTGGTCGTCCACAGCTACGCCGCTTGCGCCATCGACAAAATTCTCACCATGAAAGGCCCCGACAACAAACCGATCGTCACCAAGGAAATTCTCGCGCCGCTGAGTGCCGAACTTATCACCGGTCTGTTTGCTGCGTTCACCGTCCAGGGTTCGAATGAGAACGAGTACATCATGAAGTGTATCATGCGCACGCTGAACACCCTGCAGGAGGCTTCGTTGCCTTTTATGATTGTGGTGTTGCCGCGGCTGACCGAGATCCTGACGGTTGTGTCCCGGAATCCGTCGAAACCGCACTTCAACCACTATCTGTTCGAAACGCTGTCGCTGTCGGTCAA ACTCGTATGCAAAGCGGATCCTAACGCAGTCAGCTCGTTCGAAGAAGCGCTCTTCCCAGTTTTCCAGGGTATTCTACAGCAAGACGTTCTGG AGTTCATGCCATACGTTTTCCAAATGTTGTCGCTGTTCCTGGAAATCCGCGAAGGGAAAAGTGCCATCCCGGACACGTACCTTTCGCTGTTCCCGTGCCTCTTGGCACCAGCTCTCTGGGAACGACCGGGCAACGTTACGCCCCTAATCCGGCTGCTGTGCGCCTTCGTACGGCAAGCTTCTCCCCAGATCAGCGCCGATGGAAAGCTGAACGGAGTGCTCGGAGTGTTCCAGAAGATGATCGCCTCCAAGAGCAACGACCACGAGGGCTTCTACCTCATGCAGAACCTGCTGCTGCACTATCCAGC GGATGAACTGGGACAGAGCATGCGTCAAATCTTCTCCCTGTTGTTCCAACGACTGAGCTCATCTAAAACTACCAAATTCGTGCGGAGCTTCATCGTGTTCTTGTGTCTCTATGCATCTCGTGTAGGAGCTCAAGCTCTCGTGCAGCTTATTGATAACATTCAAGCTAA TATGTTCGGCATGGTCATCGAGCGGATCTTCTTACCGGATATCAACAAGGTATCCGGTGAACTCGAACAGAAGATTGTCTCGGTCGGCATCACGAAGCTGCTTTGCGAAACCCCAGAACTTCTATCGGACGCGTACGTCAAGTTCTGGCCCCAGCTGTTGCAAACCGTCATCCAGATCTTTGAACTTCCTCCGGACGAGTCCAACATTGACGGAGACACCTTCGTCGAGATCGAAGACGTCCCCGGCTACCAGGCTGCCTATTCGCAGCTCAACTTTGCCCAGGCAAAACCCATTGATCCGCTGCCGGAGGTGGCCAACACCCGTCAGTTCCTCGTGCAGAACCTTGGTAAGCTGGCGCAATCGAATCCGGGCAAGATCGGTGTCCTGGTGGCGTCGCTGCCAGTGGCCCACCAGGAAGCCCTGCAGAAGTACTGCGCCCAAAGTGGGGTGCAAATCGCTTGA